ATGCCGGATTTGATTGTCCCAATCGTGATGGTACAGTGGCTCATGGGGGCTGTACATTCTGTACGGTTTCTGGCTCTGGAGATGCTATCGTCGCTCCTGACGCACCAATCCGCGAGCAATTTTATAAGGAAATTGACTTTATGCACCGAAAATGGCCAGATGTCAGAAAATATCTGGTTTATTTCCAAAATTTTACCAATACTCACGAGAAACTTGAAGTGATTCGCGAACGCTATGAACAGGCTATCAACGAGCCTGGTGTCGTTGGCATCAATATCGGTACACGACCAGACTGTCTACCCGATGAGACTATCCAGTATTTGGCAGAACTATCTGAACGAATGCACGTCACTGTAGAGTTAGGTTTACAAACCACATATGAGGCAACTTCTGAATTGATTAACCGTGCCCACTCCTATGAACTCTACGTGGAAACGGTCAAGCGCTTGAGAAAATACCCCAAGATTGAGATTGTAGCCCATTTGATTAATGGTCTACCAGGTGAAACTCATGAGATGATGGTGGAAAATGTTCGCCGCTGTGTGACTGACAATGATATTCAAGGGATTAAACTTCATCTACTTCACCTCATGACTAATACTCGAATGCAACGTGACTTTCATGAAGGTCGTTTGCAACTCATGAGTCAAGATGACTATGTCAAGGTCATCTGTGACCAACTAGAAATCATTCCCAAACATATCGTCATCCACAGGATTACAGGAGATGCACCTAGAGATATGTTGATTGGTCCTATGTGGAGTCTCAATAAATGGGAAGTTCTAAATAGCATTGAAGCTGAAATGAGACGTCGAGGTAGTGTTCAAGGTTGCAAGGCTGAAAAACAGGAGTTTGATAATGAAAAGACCACTTGAAATGGCACATGATTTTCTTGCCCAAGTCATCACCCAAGAAGATATTGTCGTTGATGCGACCATGGGGAATGGCCATGATACGCTTTTTCTTGCCAAGTTAGCGAAACAAGTCTACGCTTTTGATATACAGGAACAAGCTTTGAAACAGACTAGTCAACGCCTACAAGAAGCTGGCTTCACCAATGTTGAGTTAATCTTGCAGGGGCATGAGACTGTGGATCAGTTTGTAAGGGAAGTCAAGGCTGCTATCTTTAATCTAGGTTACCTTCCTTCTGCTGATAAGTCTATCATTACTATGCCTCAAACAACCATCGAGGCACTTGAAAAGCTCTGTCAAATACTCGTTAAAGGCGGACGAATAGCTATCATGATTTATTACGGGCATGAAGGTGGAGATATCGAACGGGATGCAGTCATGGATTATGTCAGTCAGTTACCGCAACAAGAATATACTGCTACTATCTATCGCACCCTCAACCAAATTAACCATCCACCATTTTTGGTCATGATTGAAAAATTAGAAAGGTATCGACATGGATAAACAATACCTAAAAGATAAAATCGAAACTCTTCGTCACAAATTCGTCGAATCAACCCAACACGAACGTGCAGTTGGTATGTTGGATGAGGCCCATATGAGCAAAAAAATGCTGAAAATCAAGAAAAAAATGATTTCACTTGAAATGGAACGTTGTCAGAAGAAAATCGAGCATAAGGACTGCTCAAAAATTGATCAAAAAATCCAAGAACAAAAGGAACTTTTTGAAAATTGTTGTAAACAAAAATAGGGAGGTGGAAAATGAATTTACTTTTTTATCTCTTGGTTTTTTTACTAGTTCTCATTGTTTCTAGTACAACCAACAAGCTGCTTCCTTTTTTACCCATGCCTTTGATTCAGATTTTGCTGGGAATTGGGCTTGGCCTTTGTTTACCTAACAACCAATATCACTTAGATACTGAGTTATTTCTAGCTTTAGTCATTGGCCCACTACTATTCCGAGAGGCTCAAGAAGCAGACATTACTTCTATCCTAAAACACTGGCGCATTGTCCTCTTTTTGATTTTTCCAGTTATCTTTGTTTCAGCCCTAAGCATGGGGGGACTCGCTCATGTCCTTTGGGCTAGCTTACCATTAGCCGCCTGCGTAGCAGTTGGTGCAGCTTTAGGCCCTACTGACCTAGTTGCCTTCGCTTCCCTTTCTCAACGTTTTACCTTCCCGAAGCGGGTTTCTAATATCCTAAAAGGGGAAGGTCTTCTTAATGATGCTTCTGGACTAGTAGCCTTTCGGATGGCTCTCATCGCTTGGACAACAGGAACATTCTCCCTTACCCAAGCCGGAACTTCATTAGCTATTTCCATTGTTGGAGGATTTGCAGTTGGGCTTATAACAGCCTTAATCAATCGCTTCCTCCATAGCTTTCTACTCAGTGTTCGTGCAACGGATATAGCAAGTGAACTCTTATTGGAACTCAGTTTACCTCTCTTAACTTTTTTCATTGCTGAAGAGCTTCATGTCTCAGGCATCAT
The window above is part of the Streptococcus sp. Marseille-Q6470 genome. Proteins encoded here:
- a CDS encoding TIGR01212 family radical SAM protein (This family includes YhcC from E. coli K-12, an uncharacterized radical SAM protein.) — its product is MLAMKSYNTLNDYYRNLFGEKTFKVPIDAGFDCPNRDGTVAHGGCTFCTVSGSGDAIVAPDAPIREQFYKEIDFMHRKWPDVRKYLVYFQNFTNTHEKLEVIRERYEQAINEPGVVGINIGTRPDCLPDETIQYLAELSERMHVTVELGLQTTYEATSELINRAHSYELYVETVKRLRKYPKIEIVAHLINGLPGETHEMMVENVRRCVTDNDIQGIKLHLLHLMTNTRMQRDFHEGRLQLMSQDDYVKVICDQLEIIPKHIVIHRITGDAPRDMLIGPMWSLNKWEVLNSIEAEMRRRGSVQGCKAEKQEFDNEKTT
- a CDS encoding class I SAM-dependent methyltransferase; amino-acid sequence: MKRPLEMAHDFLAQVITQEDIVVDATMGNGHDTLFLAKLAKQVYAFDIQEQALKQTSQRLQEAGFTNVELILQGHETVDQFVREVKAAIFNLGYLPSADKSIITMPQTTIEALEKLCQILVKGGRIAIMIYYGHEGGDIERDAVMDYVSQLPQQEYTATIYRTLNQINHPPFLVMIEKLERYRHG